Proteins from a genomic interval of Candidatus Aminicenantes bacterium:
- a CDS encoding HD domain-containing protein produces the protein MPGSDDAKIQALARDFLTQFHLVMKIAKVYEPGNRFVQEKIGPLYRALTLLLHAEGSAMLRVHHNALFFNRTPLRFDVSNQHVFKFIASELAARGISAIGFSEGLSPDELARFVAVLAARESGPTTPFDAAIGRLRDAKIVHITLEASPPDAGEASPEARTAKAYFLGIGMLREIIDRQKRKGGFSMALARRWMQAMIRHLSNNESFCLGLVTMKNAESYHANHGVNVAILAAALGRRLHLPRKELAELGISALLHDLGTLEVSATLLDKPSALTEDERTQLDKEAFQGTQKLIPLQSGQPLPVKALEVALEHRLLMDQSNRKSGAAGRSIHLFSRIVRIADAYDALTTRRVYRPKSFAPGEALKLMGEKGGQDFDPLLLKAFAAMMGPFPVGSLVALDSGEIGLVMEANPSRALAARPRIKLITDAEGRKRNGPLVELTEPGPGGKKFKRTIVLGLNADAYGVRPIDYFLASAR, from the coding sequence ATGCCCGGCTCCGACGACGCCAAGATCCAGGCTCTGGCCCGCGATTTTCTGACGCAGTTTCACCTGGTCATGAAGATCGCCAAGGTCTACGAGCCGGGCAATCGCTTCGTTCAGGAGAAGATCGGACCCTTGTATCGCGCCCTGACTCTCCTGCTCCACGCCGAAGGGAGCGCCATGTTGCGCGTCCACCACAACGCCCTGTTCTTCAATCGGACCCCGTTGCGCTTCGACGTCTCCAATCAGCATGTCTTCAAGTTCATCGCTTCTGAACTCGCGGCCCGGGGCATCTCGGCCATCGGTTTCTCGGAAGGCCTCTCGCCGGATGAGCTGGCCCGGTTCGTGGCCGTCCTGGCGGCCCGGGAATCCGGCCCGACGACTCCTTTCGACGCCGCCATCGGGCGGCTGCGGGACGCCAAGATCGTCCATATCACTTTGGAAGCCAGTCCGCCCGACGCGGGCGAGGCGAGCCCGGAAGCCCGCACGGCCAAGGCCTACTTCCTGGGCATCGGGATGTTGCGGGAGATCATCGACCGCCAGAAGCGCAAGGGCGGCTTCTCCATGGCCCTGGCCCGGCGTTGGATGCAGGCCATGATCCGGCATTTGAGCAACAACGAGTCTTTCTGCCTGGGCCTGGTCACGATGAAGAACGCCGAGAGCTACCACGCCAACCACGGCGTCAACGTAGCCATTCTCGCGGCCGCCCTGGGTCGGCGTCTCCATCTGCCCCGCAAGGAGCTGGCCGAGCTGGGCATCTCGGCGCTTTTGCACGATCTCGGCACGCTCGAAGTCTCGGCGACCCTCCTGGACAAGCCGTCCGCGCTGACCGAGGACGAGCGGACGCAGCTGGACAAGGAGGCCTTTCAGGGAACACAGAAGCTCATCCCCCTGCAGAGCGGCCAGCCGCTTCCGGTCAAGGCCCTCGAGGTCGCCCTGGAGCATCGTCTGCTCATGGATCAATCCAACCGCAAGTCGGGGGCCGCGGGCCGCTCGATCCACCTGTTCAGCCGCATCGTCCGCATCGCCGATGCCTACGACGCCCTGACCACGCGGCGCGTCTACCGGCCGAAATCCTTCGCGCCGGGAGAGGCCTTGAAGCTCATGGGCGAGAAAGGCGGGCAAGACTTTGATCCCCTCCTGCTCAAAGCCTTCGCCGCGATGATGGGCCCCTTCCCGGTCGGCTCCCTGGTCGCCCTCGACAGCGGCGAGATCGGCCTGGTCATGGAGGCCAATCCCAGTCGGGCGCTGGCCGCCCGGCCCAGGATCAAGCTCATCACGGACGCCGAAGGCCGCAAGCGAAACGGGCCGCTCGTCGAGCTGACCGAACCCGGCCCCGGAGGCAAGAAGTTCAAGCGGACGATCGTCCTGGGCCTCAACGCCGACGCCTACGGCGTTCGCCCCATAGATTATTTCCTGGCCTCGGCCCGCTGA